Proteins encoded by one window of Rhodobacteraceae bacterium IMCC1335:
- a CDS encoding ATP-binding cassette domain-containing protein encodes MAKIELQNIAHSYNPQAVDKTYALNPFNITWVDGGRYAILGPSGCGKTTMLNIMSGIVQPSEGKLLFDGVDVTALSTSERNIAQVFQFPVIYGTMTVEQNLAFPLVCRNYEKPAIDAKVQEVAEALSLQGLLKKSASRLTADQKQLISLGRGLVRDDVAAVLMDEPLTVIDPDLKFRLRRQLKEINQKYRSTLIYVTHDQNEAMTFAENIIVMDAGSIVQVGSPAELFERPKTTFVGYFIGAPAMNFFACKADGSTSAAFGGATIATQTDLSKTGSADLKLGIRSEYIQIAEAKGPNTITAQVQRVEDLGNHKLVTAAFDQFVIKVKLERDIEVPAEHVELMLPAENCCVYADNVLV; translated from the coding sequence ATGGCTAAAATTGAACTGCAAAATATTGCGCATTCTTACAACCCTCAGGCGGTAGATAAGACCTATGCGTTGAACCCGTTTAATATAACCTGGGTTGATGGTGGCCGTTATGCAATTTTAGGGCCCTCGGGCTGTGGTAAAACAACCATGTTGAACATCATGTCGGGTATCGTGCAACCCTCAGAGGGGAAATTGCTTTTTGATGGTGTGGATGTGACCGCGCTGTCCACGTCTGAGCGTAATATTGCGCAAGTGTTTCAGTTTCCGGTGATTTACGGCACGATGACGGTTGAGCAAAACTTGGCCTTTCCTTTGGTGTGCCGGAATTATGAAAAACCAGCGATTGATGCCAAAGTACAGGAAGTGGCTGAAGCGTTAAGCCTGCAGGGTTTGCTGAAAAAATCGGCCAGCCGATTAACCGCAGATCAAAAGCAGCTGATTTCTTTGGGGCGCGGGCTTGTGCGCGATGATGTTGCGGCCGTGTTGATGGATGAACCGCTCACGGTGATTGATCCGGATCTGAAATTCCGCCTGCGCCGGCAGCTTAAAGAGATCAATCAGAAATACCGCTCGACGTTGATTTATGTGACGCATGATCAAAATGAAGCCATGACATTTGCCGAAAACATCATCGTGATGGATGCCGGCAGCATCGTGCAAGTGGGATCGCCTGCTGAGTTGTTTGAGCGCCCCAAAACAACCTTTGTGGGTTATTTTATCGGCGCGCCGGCGATGAACTTTTTTGCTTGTAAAGCCGATGGCAGTACATCAGCCGCCTTTGGCGGCGCAACGATTGCAACCCAAACGGACCTTTCAAAAACCGGCTCTGCGGATTTGAAATTGGGCATTCGATCCGAATATATTCAGATCGCTGAGGCAAAGGGGCCGAATACAATCACCGCGCAGGTGCAGCGGGTGGAAGATTTGGGCAATCATAAATTGGTTACCGCGGCCTTTGACCAGTTTGTGATTAAGGTCAAGCTTGAGCGCGATATCGAAGTGCCCGCAGAGCATGTTGAGCTGATGCTGCCAGCTGAAAATTGCTGCGTTTATGCTGATAATGTCTTGGTCTAG
- a CDS encoding ATP-binding cassette domain-containing protein — MSLIASNLRLKPDAEYHLNDVCFEMSKGEIYTIIGRTLAGKTTLLKTIAGLIAPESGSLTLDERDFGRIPVWKREVAMVYQQFINYPHLSVYENVAFPLKQRRMPTGELNDRVMKALAQVGLDGFENRKIQALSGGQQQRVALARSLVKEANIVLLDEPLVNLDYKLREQLREEFKNIFSAKASENSILIYSSTDPVEAMQLGGQILVMDEGRILQQASAKEIYENPSSTKVSQITNDPAMNLFEGTVADGKIILSSEIQFDLPQHCQALPQGPYVFGLRAAAISLAEGGFPFTVELSEISGSETFLHLKHEHVQVVGLLDSVQNFNIGETVTAQFDTAHLYAFATDGRLKSSPYGGLK; from the coding sequence ATGTCACTCATTGCCTCAAACCTGCGTCTGAAGCCGGATGCGGAATATCATTTGAATGACGTTTGTTTTGAAATGTCTAAAGGTGAAATCTACACGATTATCGGTCGAACTTTGGCTGGCAAAACCACCTTGCTCAAAACCATTGCGGGATTAATCGCGCCTGAAAGCGGCAGTTTAACCCTGGATGAACGGGATTTTGGCCGCATTCCGGTGTGGAAGCGCGAAGTGGCAATGGTGTATCAGCAATTCATCAATTACCCGCATCTTAGCGTGTATGAAAATGTCGCCTTCCCTTTGAAGCAGCGCCGCATGCCGACGGGTGAGCTGAACGATCGGGTAATGAAAGCGCTTGCGCAAGTGGGGTTAGACGGGTTTGAAAACCGTAAAATCCAAGCCTTGTCGGGCGGCCAGCAACAGCGGGTGGCGCTGGCGCGCTCTTTGGTGAAAGAGGCCAATATTGTGCTGCTGGATGAGCCTTTGGTGAATTTGGATTATAAATTGCGCGAACAATTGCGCGAAGAGTTCAAAAATATTTTTAGCGCGAAAGCCTCTGAAAATTCTATTTTGATTTATTCTTCGACCGATCCTGTCGAGGCGATGCAACTGGGCGGGCAGATATTGGTCATGGATGAAGGGCGCATCCTGCAGCAGGCCAGCGCAAAAGAAATATATGAGAACCCCAGTTCGACCAAAGTCTCGCAAATCACCAATGATCCGGCGATGAACCTGTTTGAAGGCACCGTGGCCGATGGCAAGATCATCTTAAGCTCGGAAATTCAATTTGACCTGCCTCAGCATTGTCAGGCGCTACCGCAGGGCCCCTATGTGTTCGGTCTGAGGGCCGCAGCGATCAGCTTGGCGGAGGGGGGCTTTCCCTTCACTGTTGAGCTGTCCGAGATCAGTGGCTCTGAAACCTTCCTGCATCTTAAACATGAGCATGTACAGGTGGTGGGCCTGTTGGATTCGGTTCAGAATTTCAACATAGGCGAGACCGTGACAGCACAATTTGACACAGCGCATCTTTATGCATTTGCAACGGATGGAAGATTAAAATCCTCACCCTATGGCGGACTGAAGTAA
- a CDS encoding ABC transporter permease subunit, whose protein sequence is MGYFYSTLKYLAVTLWSVFVIAPFLWAISTSFKDFQSVTNGATYIPWVDFEPTLEGWRALWKSPAQGGVDIVEPFFNSVFVTCAGSLISIILGTLAAYALSRFTFKAGPIRNGDITFFFISQRIMPPVVLAIPFFIMLGKFSLLDTLLGLILVYIVLLMPIAVWIMVDFFNKVPREIDETALIDGCNPYQAFYKVVLPNSIPGIIVAGMFCMIFGWTDFFFSFILTFTEVQLLPVAIVALNSSITPWWSLSAAALVSVAPLILVAFIVERFLSKGNLSGALK, encoded by the coding sequence ATGGGTTATTTTTACAGCACTCTTAAATATCTTGCGGTTACCCTGTGGTCCGTCTTTGTGATTGCGCCGTTCCTTTGGGCCATTTCGACCTCATTTAAAGATTTCCAATCGGTCACCAATGGGGCCACCTATATCCCTTGGGTGGATTTTGAGCCCACATTGGAAGGCTGGAGGGCGCTTTGGAAATCACCGGCACAGGGCGGCGTAGATATCGTTGAGCCGTTTTTTAACAGCGTGTTCGTGACCTGCGCGGGCAGCTTGATCAGCATTATTTTGGGCACATTGGCGGCTTATGCTTTGTCACGCTTTACCTTCAAAGCGGGCCCTATCCGCAACGGTGATATCACCTTCTTCTTTATCTCGCAGCGTATTATGCCCCCCGTTGTTCTGGCGATTCCGTTCTTTATTATGTTGGGCAAATTCTCGTTGCTGGATACGTTGCTGGGACTTATTTTGGTTTATATCGTGCTGCTGATGCCGATCGCGGTGTGGATCATGGTTGATTTTTTTAACAAAGTACCGCGCGAGATCGATGAAACCGCATTGATTGATGGTTGCAACCCGTATCAGGCGTTTTACAAAGTTGTGCTTCCAAACTCGATCCCCGGAATCATCGTGGCGGGCATGTTTTGCATGATCTTCGGTTGGACTGATTTCTTCTTTTCCTTCATTTTGACATTTACAGAAGTGCAGCTTCTACCTGTTGCGATCGTGGCGCTGAATTCATCGATTACGCCTTGGTGGAGCCTGTCCGCGGCCGCTTTGGTCAGCGTTGCGCCGCTGATCTTAGTCGCCTTTATTGTTGAGCGGTTTTTGTCAAAAGGTAACCTGTCAGGAGCATTGAAATAA
- a CDS encoding ABC transporter permease subunit: MNFKHKYMFLLPGLLVLLGILIFPIGFTVRLSLSSWDSFYPALDFIGLENYVRLFTDDARFWEAFGRLSLLSLTTVFLQYVIGFALALMVWKDIVFQRFFRVLFLIPMMTTPVIMTVIWRTFFHESLGPVNDFFSLFGMTPLWLSSELLAKFTVVLVEVWQWTPFMFLLLLAGLLSLPKEPFLAASIDGAGPIRTFVYVTFPLMAPISIGAIIIRLIEASKIMDTVYVLTSGGPGTATETSSFYIFIKGLREFQFGYSAALSLTYLIIMIISFTIIAKILVKLMVRGN; the protein is encoded by the coding sequence ATGAACTTCAAACATAAATATATGTTTTTGCTTCCCGGGCTTTTGGTCCTTTTGGGCATTTTGATATTTCCAATTGGGTTTACAGTACGCTTAAGCCTTTCAAGCTGGGACAGTTTTTACCCGGCGCTTGATTTTATCGGTTTGGAAAATTACGTGCGCCTGTTCACGGATGATGCGCGGTTTTGGGAAGCATTTGGCCGCTTGAGCTTGCTGTCGCTAACCACCGTCTTCTTGCAATATGTGATCGGGTTTGCATTGGCGCTCATGGTTTGGAAAGACATTGTCTTTCAAAGATTTTTCCGGGTTTTGTTCTTAATCCCGATGATGACGACACCGGTGATTATGACCGTTATCTGGCGTACTTTTTTCCATGAGTCGCTTGGACCGGTGAATGATTTCTTTAGTCTGTTCGGGATGACGCCACTTTGGCTCAGTAGCGAGCTGCTTGCTAAATTCACAGTGGTTTTGGTTGAGGTTTGGCAATGGACGCCGTTTATGTTCCTGCTGTTATTGGCGGGTCTTTTATCGCTGCCGAAAGAGCCGTTTTTGGCCGCCTCAATTGATGGCGCAGGGCCTATTCGAACCTTCGTTTACGTGACCTTTCCGTTGATGGCGCCAATTTCGATCGGGGCGATTATCATCCGACTGATTGAAGCCTCGAAAATTATGGATACGGTATATGTTTTAACCTCGGGCGGGCCGGGCACAGCCACTGAGACCTCCAGTTTTTACATCTTCATCAAAGGCTTGCGTGAATTCCAATTTGGTTATTCTGCAGCGCTGTCTTTGACCTATCTGATCATCATGATCATCAGCTTCACGATCATTGCAAAGATTTTGGTCAAACTGATGGTGCGGGGTAATTAA
- a CDS encoding extracellular solute-binding protein, whose protein sequence is MKTKVSISLLAAGAALLAGTAQADKWSDQFPHIKNTGDIAGECSYEAMSQKDYSGQKLTINTHAVPVMGEPTALHAEQFSALTGAEVNVIHTPAGDLYSKAMVPFQAGQAPYDIVFGFSNFIRDWKQYLQPVPAKYVNMAQMKDVTQSHIDVNSWGGEMIQFPIDGDRHYLKYRKDVIDNPEYQAKYKAETGKELRIPQTWKEYGEMAAFFNGWDWDNDGELEYGSAEVMKKDDLMFAAFFSRSVAYSKNPRVKGGFFFDLETMEPLVNGPGFVEALTDWVEATKYVPPGGINFGLGDEINSFGGGQTLFSFSWDDAFVAAMQDDSPIKNKVGAAPLPGSNRVWNRDSAAWEDTYNQAPYIVWGWTAAVAKKSKNHEMAFDYLCFFANDANHQADIAIGRFGVNPFKKSDFVPEIYVERQGWDPEIAQQYADTLMEMEEGSTNRVFPLRVPGVFQFNSAVATGTSKALAGQLSPQEALDEVAAEWKKIVKRIGADTIREAYAIGVALEDAE, encoded by the coding sequence ATGAAGACAAAAGTGAGCATAAGCCTATTGGCGGCGGGCGCAGCCCTGCTGGCTGGTACGGCGCAAGCGGATAAGTGGAGCGATCAGTTTCCGCATATCAAAAACACGGGTGATATCGCGGGCGAATGCTCTTATGAGGCAATGTCGCAAAAAGATTACAGCGGTCAAAAGCTGACGATCAACACCCATGCTGTGCCTGTTATGGGCGAGCCAACTGCGCTTCACGCGGAGCAGTTCAGCGCGTTGACAGGCGCTGAGGTGAACGTCATTCACACGCCTGCAGGTGATCTTTATTCAAAAGCGATGGTTCCGTTTCAAGCGGGTCAGGCGCCTTATGACATCGTGTTCGGCTTTTCCAACTTTATCCGCGACTGGAAGCAATATTTGCAGCCCGTGCCCGCGAAATATGTGAATATGGCACAAATGAAAGACGTTACGCAGAGTCATATTGACGTGAACTCTTGGGGCGGTGAAATGATCCAATTTCCAATCGATGGGGATCGTCATTATCTGAAATACCGCAAAGACGTGATTGATAACCCTGAATATCAGGCAAAGTATAAAGCCGAAACGGGCAAGGAATTACGCATTCCGCAAACCTGGAAAGAATATGGCGAAATGGCTGCATTCTTCAATGGTTGGGATTGGGATAATGACGGCGAATTGGAATATGGTTCAGCCGAAGTTATGAAGAAAGACGATCTGATGTTCGCGGCGTTTTTCAGCCGGTCGGTGGCCTATTCAAAGAACCCGCGGGTTAAGGGCGGATTCTTCTTCGACCTGGAAACCATGGAACCATTGGTCAATGGACCGGGTTTTGTAGAAGCACTGACAGATTGGGTTGAAGCAACTAAATATGTGCCCCCAGGTGGCATTAACTTTGGCCTTGGCGATGAGATTAACTCATTCGGCGGTGGGCAGACATTGTTCAGCTTCTCATGGGATGATGCGTTTGTGGCAGCGATGCAAGATGACAGCCCGATCAAGAACAAAGTTGGCGCAGCGCCCTTGCCGGGGTCAAACCGGGTGTGGAACCGCGACAGCGCAGCTTGGGAAGATACGTATAATCAAGCACCTTATATCGTTTGGGGTTGGACAGCTGCGGTTGCCAAGAAAAGCAAAAACCACGAGATGGCTTTCGACTATCTGTGCTTCTTTGCCAATGATGCCAACCACCAAGCCGATATTGCGATTGGTCGCTTCGGTGTGAACCCGTTCAAGAAATCTGACTTTGTGCCTGAAATTTATGTTGAGCGCCAAGGTTGGGATCCTGAGATTGCGCAGCAATATGCGGATACTCTGATGGAAATGGAAGAAGGCAGCACGAACCGTGTGTTCCCATTGCGGGTGCCAGGTGTTTTCCAGTTCAACAGCGCCGTCGCAACCGGCACATCGAAAGCTTTGGCGGGTCAGTTGTCACCGCAAGAAGCCTTAGATGAGGTGGCCGCTGAGTGGAAGAAAATTGTGAAACGTATCGGAGCTGATACAATTCGCGAAGCTTATGCTATTGGTGTTGCACTGGAAGACGCAGAGTAA
- a CDS encoding alcohol dehydrogenase catalytic domain-containing protein: protein MKAQVLKQYDDDLTASSWVDLENVPDPKIEKASDVIVRIGGAGVCRTDLHIIEGVWREATDADRKLLPLIMGHENAGWVEDVGSEVEGLKKGDPVIVHPKITGGTCLACRRGHDMHGENGSFPGVDCNGGYAEALKTSVRNIVKLPHTLVPKEVAAYADAGLTAYRAAKKASRHLLPGEKCVVIGSGGLGHIGIQVLRAMCAADIIVVDPSDMALKLAESCGADALVKADGNEVEKVLELTKGLGAEAVLDFVAERGTTAKGLAMTRAMGSYYVVGYGEDINVSAFEMITTEKNIIGNLVGTWAELTELMSLADKGQVHLATQEYSLEDANLALQDLNNGKVKGRGVLVP from the coding sequence ATGAAAGCGCAGGTGCTGAAGCAATACGACGATGATCTAACAGCATCGTCTTGGGTGGATCTGGAAAATGTTCCCGATCCGAAAATCGAAAAAGCCAGTGATGTCATCGTGCGCATCGGCGGCGCAGGGGTCTGCAGAACAGATCTTCACATTATTGAGGGCGTTTGGCGCGAGGCAACCGATGCTGACCGCAAATTACTGCCATTGATCATGGGCCATGAGAATGCTGGCTGGGTCGAAGATGTGGGCAGTGAAGTCGAGGGGCTTAAAAAAGGCGACCCCGTCATCGTGCACCCTAAAATCACCGGTGGTACCTGTCTGGCATGCCGCCGTGGTCATGACATGCATGGAGAGAATGGTTCTTTCCCGGGCGTTGATTGCAATGGGGGCTATGCAGAGGCGCTGAAAACCTCCGTACGCAACATCGTGAAGCTGCCGCATACTTTGGTTCCCAAGGAAGTGGCAGCCTATGCAGATGCGGGCCTTACGGCCTATCGCGCTGCAAAGAAAGCATCGCGTCACCTGTTGCCGGGTGAGAAATGCGTTGTGATCGGATCTGGTGGTTTGGGCCATATTGGTATTCAGGTTTTGCGGGCCATGTGCGCGGCAGATATTATCGTTGTTGATCCTTCGGATATGGCGTTGAAGCTTGCGGAAAGCTGCGGAGCGGATGCGCTCGTCAAGGCGGATGGCAATGAGGTTGAAAAGGTGTTGGAGCTGACCAAAGGGTTGGGCGCCGAAGCCGTCCTGGATTTTGTGGCCGAGCGCGGCACAACAGCCAAGGGCCTTGCGATGACGCGGGCGATGGGCAGCTATTACGTTGTTGGATATGGCGAAGATATCAATGTAAGCGCGTTTGAGATGATCACGACTGAGAAGAACATCATTGGTAACTTGGTTGGAACATGGGCTGAGCTGACCGAATTGATGTCTTTGGCGGATAAAGGTCAGGTTCATTTGGCAACGCAGGAATACAGCTTGGAAGATGCAAATCTGGCTTTGCAAGATTTGAATAACGGCAAGGTAAAAGGGCGGGGCGTCCTTGTACCTTAA
- a CDS encoding sigma-54-dependent Fis family transcriptional regulator has translation MSQLGNGFKDETLTQTALGTEIKISQASLAASWRRSSSFGLDPNGKPVDAVKSETEFLEITQKNEYIKQFVAPELELLYNQIAGTNFMVAYADSSGVVLEALLDEEFKTSDAGRAVIPGSIWTENYRGTNALGLCLHTGTSQIVAGRDHFFRKLGDLSCFAAPIYGQNNEIVGMIDATSDASSRQQHTLALVKLACKNVENRLFIDEFRNSSIISFHARHEYLSTTSAALLAVDEHGFIDGANINAKIMLNGLNLSQKRHFGDIFAIPYSSIANRLNSNEIIRIHDAMGSAVFMAMKEPTTKRIIEINPKGTSLLAASKAAIMDQHGRAFPPGEKPQTRCYIAEDSGLKRHLSRAERALSHDLPIFIEGPRGSGKRATAQELHDIYLPKRPFVEIKCNLLTSEDHEELLFGPEGKLAYFQPNGSTLAQNKLRKAQGGSLFISGIENLPLPVQKTFVQIFEARQDCELGDYEHKIAAVFVSSRLSLHDLRIEHDMDPEFLDSIFGAQILLPSLAQRMDFRKLAAELLKEISPEHILSKPALDLLETREWPGHIRQLKKMLQVLVANSTTTIIRPEAIEGEQNMSGGEIIPCAPCAQSPMRKESCVLIQKTWMDSGGNISLVARRLGVSRTTIYKHIKGL, from the coding sequence ATGAGCCAATTGGGCAATGGTTTTAAAGATGAGACCTTGACGCAAACCGCGCTTGGCACAGAGATTAAGATCTCTCAAGCCTCGCTTGCGGCCAGTTGGCGGCGCAGTTCTTCCTTTGGATTAGACCCAAATGGAAAGCCCGTTGATGCAGTGAAATCCGAAACTGAGTTTTTAGAAATCACGCAAAAGAACGAATATATAAAACAATTTGTCGCGCCGGAATTGGAACTTTTATACAATCAAATCGCGGGGACCAATTTCATGGTTGCCTATGCCGATAGCAGCGGGGTGGTTTTAGAAGCGCTGCTGGATGAAGAGTTCAAAACCAGCGATGCTGGTCGCGCGGTCATCCCCGGTTCAATTTGGACAGAAAATTACCGCGGGACAAATGCATTGGGGCTGTGCCTGCATACGGGCACCTCGCAAATCGTTGCCGGCCGCGACCATTTTTTTCGAAAATTAGGCGATCTCTCTTGCTTTGCGGCGCCGATATATGGCCAGAACAATGAAATTGTGGGCATGATAGACGCAACATCAGATGCTTCATCGCGCCAACAGCATACGCTGGCTTTGGTAAAGCTGGCCTGTAAGAATGTAGAAAACAGATTATTTATTGATGAGTTCCGCAACTCATCGATCATCAGCTTTCACGCGCGCCATGAATATCTTTCTACCACCAGCGCCGCTTTGCTAGCTGTGGATGAACATGGCTTTATCGACGGTGCAAATATAAATGCAAAAATTATGCTCAATGGGCTTAACCTGTCGCAAAAGCGCCATTTTGGCGATATTTTCGCGATCCCCTATTCGAGCATTGCCAATCGGTTAAATTCAAATGAAATCATCCGCATCCACGATGCGATGGGATCGGCCGTTTTCATGGCGATGAAAGAGCCCACTACCAAACGAATTATTGAAATAAATCCAAAAGGCACGTCGCTCTTAGCGGCCTCAAAGGCCGCGATAATGGATCAACACGGCCGGGCATTCCCGCCGGGTGAAAAACCGCAAACGCGCTGTTATATCGCCGAAGATTCGGGCTTAAAGCGCCATTTATCGCGTGCAGAGCGAGCGCTGTCTCATGATTTGCCAATTTTCATCGAAGGGCCCAGAGGCTCTGGGAAAAGGGCCACCGCGCAAGAATTGCATGACATCTATCTGCCCAAGCGACCTTTTGTCGAAATAAAATGTAATTTATTAACCTCTGAGGACCACGAAGAGCTGTTATTTGGGCCCGAAGGCAAGCTGGCTTATTTTCAGCCAAACGGGTCAACTTTGGCGCAAAATAAGCTGCGCAAAGCCCAAGGCGGCAGCCTGTTTATCAGTGGTATTGAAAATTTGCCGCTGCCCGTACAAAAAACGTTTGTTCAAATCTTTGAGGCGCGCCAAGACTGTGAATTGGGCGATTATGAACATAAAATTGCAGCGGTGTTTGTCTCGAGCCGGTTATCCCTGCATGACTTGCGCATAGAGCATGATATGGACCCCGAGTTTCTAGATAGTATTTTCGGCGCGCAGATATTGTTGCCCAGTCTAGCGCAAAGAATGGATTTTAGAAAGCTGGCGGCAGAGCTTTTAAAAGAGATCTCGCCCGAGCATATATTGTCAAAACCGGCTCTTGACCTTTTGGAAACCCGGGAATGGCCCGGCCATATACGCCAGCTGAAAAAAATGCTGCAGGTGCTGGTTGCCAATTCCACCACGACAATCATCCGCCCCGAGGCCATCGAAGGGGAGCAAAATATGTCGGGTGGTGAAATTATCCCTTGCGCCCCCTGCGCGCAATCGCCCATGCGCAAAGAAAGCTGCGTTTTAATCCAGAAAACCTGGATGGATTCAGGCGGTAATATCAGCCTTGTGGCGCGCAGATTGGGTGTATCGCGCACAACGATTTATAAACATATCAAAGGACTTTAG
- a CDS encoding EamA family transporter: MTDIHKGLLYTFLGVLCVVPDSLFVRLITAEPLVTAFWRSLISGLVISAGLLVFKGAPSFRNILLMGKLGWTYCFLIGSTSPAFVMAVSQTSVANVVFIFASMPVFSAIFSSMFLGEHISRRTGLTIVFVGVGLAIIAYGSGENELANWTGDLWAVYVSAAYAGALTMLRRLKHVSMIPAIPIAYLGSALVLFPTLGSGLEIEANIMLYILHGVFIALGTCFLTLGPRYLSAPEVSLLILLESVLAPLLVWAVISENPGFWALAGGGVVIGALLISNGSLLLKTAKSPKVL; encoded by the coding sequence ATGACGGACATTCATAAAGGTTTACTCTACACGTTTCTGGGCGTTTTATGCGTTGTACCGGATTCGCTTTTTGTACGATTGATCACAGCCGAGCCACTGGTGACGGCGTTTTGGAGAAGCTTAATCTCTGGTCTTGTTATTTCGGCCGGTTTGCTTGTGTTTAAGGGCGCACCGAGCTTTCGCAATATCTTATTGATGGGAAAGCTCGGCTGGACTTATTGTTTTTTGATCGGTTCGACATCTCCGGCTTTTGTAATGGCGGTAAGTCAAACCAGCGTTGCGAATGTTGTGTTTATCTTTGCCTCCATGCCGGTGTTTTCGGCGATTTTCAGCAGCATGTTTTTGGGCGAACATATTTCAAGGCGCACTGGTTTGACGATAGTTTTCGTGGGGGTTGGGTTGGCGATCATCGCTTATGGCTCGGGCGAAAATGAATTGGCAAATTGGACGGGGGATCTTTGGGCTGTCTATGTATCTGCTGCCTATGCCGGGGCGCTTACAATGCTGCGCCGATTGAAACATGTTTCAATGATTCCAGCGATTCCAATCGCTTATTTGGGGTCTGCGCTCGTATTGTTTCCCACGCTTGGCTCGGGGCTTGAGATTGAAGCGAATATTATGCTTTATATTTTGCACGGTGTTTTTATCGCGTTGGGCACATGCTTCCTGACGCTTGGCCCCCGCTATCTCAGTGCTCCAGAAGTCTCGCTCTTGATCTTACTCGAATCTGTATTGGCGCCGCTGCTGGTCTGGGCGGTGATTTCGGAAAATCCGGGCTTTTGGGCGCTTGCCGGAGGCGGTGTTGTGATTGGCGCTTTGCTGATTTCTAATGGGAGCTTGTTGCTTAAAACCGCTAAATCGCCTAAAGTCCTTTGA